From SAR324 cluster bacterium:
CCTACAGGCTTGGACAGGCCTATGTGGAATATTGCCGATATTTTTCCTGTCACTGTTGGTTGAAGAAGATCATTGGCAAAAGATTGAATCTGCTACTTGGATTAATTGGATCTCCGTGCTGCATGCCGTTATTTTCTCCTCGATCATCGGTCATGGAATCAACTTCTGGTTGTTACAGGAACAACCTGTCAGTCGCATCACTCCATACTACCTCCTGACTCCCATCTTCGCTGTGTTGATGGCAATCATCTTCTGGGGAGACGAACCCGGTCCAAAGGTATGGTTTGGTGGTGCTATGATCCTCTTTGGAATCCTCATGGTTTCGTCAAATTTCGATCTCAAAAAATGGAGAAACAACTGAGTAAATTCTTTAAGAATTCGGACAAATACGTTGACTAGTCTCCCTGATGAGATCAACATGCGCATCAGTATTTCTGGAGCCCAAAGGGTACTTATCCATGAAGTTGTTCCCTGCGAAGAAAAGGAATTTAGTACATCTCAATTTCTTTTGCACGGCTAGATCTCAACCCTATTTTCAAACCTTGAGACATGCATGTATTGATTACTGGTGGAGCTGGAATGTTAGGCCGCAAATTAGCCCAGCGACTGATTCAAGATCGAAGAATTGGCGAACAAGAAATTACCAAGCTGACCCTCGCTGACATCACAACCCCCAAGGGACTACCTCAATTTGAAGGGGCCTACGCTGAACACGCGATGGACATGGGAGATCCAGGCTCTGCTGAAACACTCATTCAACAAAGACCAGATTTCATCTTCCATTTGGCTGCTGTCGTTTCTGGAGAAGCGGAAGCTGATTTTGAGAAAGGCTATCGCGTCAACCTTGACAGTACCCGATATTTATTGGAAGCGATCCGGGCTCAAAAGGATTATTGCCCTAGAGTGATCTTCACTTCATCAATCGCTGTGTTCGGTGTTCCATTTCCAGATCCGATCCCTGATACGCATCACCGCACTCCCCTGAGTAGCTACGGGACTCAGAAAGCCATAGGTGAGTTGTTATTGGCAGATTATTCCAGACGCGGAATCCTACAAGGAATTGGGCTTCGACTACCAACAATCTGCATCCGGCCTGGATTGCCCAACAAAGCAGCATCTAGTTTTTTCTCGGGAATTCTTCGAGAGCCTTTGAATGGTAAGGAGGCTGTCTTGCCTGTGTCAGATGATGTCCGTCATTGGCATGCCAGCCCAAGAGCCGCTGTTGGCTTTTTCTTACACGCAGCCACTATTGATCTGGAACTAGTTGGTAGGGACTGCAATCTGACGTTGCCTGGTTTGTGTGCAAGTGTTAAGGAGCAGATCGAAGCACTGGAGCGCGCTGCGGGTAAGGATACTGTCTTATTGATTCGACGAGAGCCAGATCCTTTCATTGAAAAGTTGGTCTACAGTTGGCCTCAGTCATTTGAGGCTGAGAAGGCAAGATCGCTGGGCTTCAAAGCAGAAAATAACTTTGATGAAATCATCAAAATTTACATGGAAGAAGAACTAGGCGCATCCGCTTGATCATTGCTGATTTCACTTTGTCCCATGTAAATTTTTTTCCTAAGACTTACCAGCAAGAAACACTCAGAGGACTATTCACTAATCTAAAGTTTGATCCTCCTGAGTGGCAAAAATTATCTCACCAATTCCACATCGTCCCATCTTCAAGCCGATTTACTGGAAGGAATGCTCTTTGGTAGGGGTATTTTTCAGCCAAGGCCTCGTCTATATCCACTCCATGACCAGGACTCTCTCCGCAGAAGAGGAAACCATCATCGAATCTGTAATCATGAGGGAATACCGCATCGGTCTCTTCTGTGTGTCGCATGTATTCCTGAATCCCAAAGTTCGGCACCCAAGTGTCAAAGTGCAACGCAGCACCCATACATACTGGTGATAGGTCTGTTGCACCATGGCTGCCAGTGCGAACGTGATGGAGACCAGCAAGATCAGCAATTCTTCTCAAGTGTGTGATACCACCAGCGTGAACCACTGTCGTCCGGATATAGTCTATAAGCTGTTCCTGCAGCAAGGTTTTGCAGTCCCAAATCGTATTGAACACTTCACCCACTGCGAGGGGGGTGGTGGTGTGCTGGCGAATTAACCGAAAGCCCTCCTGATTCTCTGCAGGCACAGTGTCTTCCAGCCAGAACATTCGATAGGGCTCAAGCATCTTC
This genomic window contains:
- a CDS encoding DMT family transporter — protein: LQAWTGLCGILPIFFLSLLVEEDHWQKIESATWINWISVLHAVIFSSIIGHGINFWLLQEQPVSRITPYYLLTPIFAVLMAIIFWGDEPGPKVWFGGAMILFGILMVSSNFDLKKWRNN
- a CDS encoding SDR family oxidoreductase, yielding MHVLITGGAGMLGRKLAQRLIQDRRIGEQEITKLTLADITTPKGLPQFEGAYAEHAMDMGDPGSAETLIQQRPDFIFHLAAVVSGEAEADFEKGYRVNLDSTRYLLEAIRAQKDYCPRVIFTSSIAVFGVPFPDPIPDTHHRTPLSSYGTQKAIGELLLADYSRRGILQGIGLRLPTICIRPGLPNKAASSFFSGILREPLNGKEAVLPVSDDVRHWHASPRAAVGFFLHAATIDLELVGRDCNLTLPGLCASVKEQIEALERAAGKDTVLLIRREPDPFIEKLVYSWPQSFEAEKARSLGFKAENNFDEIIKIYMEEELGASA